CCCTCTGGAAGCGACAGCCCCACCTCCACACCTTCAGAAGGACTTTCATGAGAGGGCTACCAGGCTGTGGCTTGCCTGGGAACCATATGGAGAGGACCCCCCACTGGAGGACAGAACCCCAGGGTGAACTCCCTCTAGGGGTAACTGGGAGCTAAACCCTTCAGAAGGCTGAGTGGTAGCCTGGTccctggggagatgggggggggggtggggcagtTCATATTGGCCAGGGGACACAGGGCTGGGGATGGCCAGAGGCCTCCAGTATCCATGAGGGATTCCTGTTTTTCCCAGATggactcccggagctcccagccAGGGGAGCAGGACGTGACAGAGGCGGGGGCTGAGCAGGAACTTCAGTGGGTGGAGCTGGGCTCAGAGGAGGCCCTGGGAGCCAGGACAGAGGGGCCCAGTGCCCAGCAAGCCTGGGGGCGCCTGCTGCAAGCTGTGTGGAGGGGTCACCTGGGCCTGGTGACAAGGCTACTGCGTCAAGGGGCCAGTGTGGAGGAGAGGTGAGCCCCAGGGCTGGACCAAGAATCTTCACCAAGGCAGAGTTGGCAGGGGTCCCTTCTCTGGGCAGGGCAGCAAGGGCCCCTCTACCGGCACCCCTGCCCTCATCCATGCCACCCTCACTGCCCACAGGGACCACACAGGCAGGACCCCGCTCCACCTGGCCGTGCTGCGCGGCCACGTGCCCCTGGTGCGTCTCCTGCTGCAGCGCGGGGCCGCGGTGGGAGCTGCCGACCGAGCCGGGCGCACACCACTGCACGAGGCCGCCTGGCACGGGCATTCGCGGGTGGCCGAGCTCCTTCTGCG
This genomic window from Ailuropoda melanoleuca isolate Jingjing unplaced genomic scaffold, ASM200744v2 unplaced-scaffold33168, whole genome shotgun sequence contains:
- the ANKRD65 gene encoding ankyrin repeat domain-containing protein 65, with product MGGGVGQFILARGHRAGDGQRPPVSMRDSCFSQMDSRSSQPGEQDVTEAGAEQELQWVELGSEEALGARTEGPSAQQAWGRLLQAVWRGHLGLVTRLLRQGASVEER